A single Opisthocomus hoazin isolate bOpiHoa1 chromosome 1, bOpiHoa1.hap1, whole genome shotgun sequence DNA region contains:
- the HIKESHI gene encoding protein Hikeshi isoform X1, with product MFGCLVAGRLVQAAPQQVAEDKFVFDLPDYENINHVVVFMLGTIPFPEGMGGSVYFCYPDQSGMAVWQLLGFVTNEKPSAIFKISGLKSGKGSQHPFGAMNLPQTPTVAQIGISVELLENLAQQTPVASAAVSSVDSFTEFTQKMLDNFYNFASSFAVTQAQMTPNPSEAFIPANVVLKWYENFQRRLTQNPLFWKT from the exons ATGTTCGGCTGCCTGGTGGCGGGCAGGCTG GTACAGGCAGCTCCCCAACAAGTGGCGGAAGACAAATTTGTATTTGATTTACCGGACTATGAAAACATCAACCATGTAGTGGTCTTCATGCTGGGAACGATTCCATTTCCAGAAGGAATGGGAGGATCTGTCTATTTTTGTTATCCGGACCAGAGTGGGATGGCGGTGTGGCAGCTGCTGGGGTTTGTCACTAATGAGAAGCCGAGTGCCATCTTCAAAATTTCTGGTCTGAAATCTG GGAAGGGAAGTCAACATCCCTTTGGTGCCATGAACCTCCCTCAGACGCCAACGGTCGCCCAGATTGGAATCTCAGTGGAACTGCTGGAGAACCTGGCCCAGCAGACTCCTGTTGCAAGTGCTGCTGTGTCATCAGTAGATTCATTCACAGAG ttcactCAGAAGATGTTGGATAACTTCTATAACTTTGCTTCCTCGTTTGCTGTTACTCAGGCACAGATGACCCCAAATCCTTCTGAAGCTTTCATCCCTGCAAATGTAGTTCTGAAATG gtatGAGAACTTCCAAAGACGTCTGACACAGAACCCTCTCTTCTGGAAAACATAA
- the HIKESHI gene encoding protein Hikeshi isoform X2, producing MLGTIPFPEGMGGSVYFCYPDQSGMAVWQLLGFVTNEKPSAIFKISGLKSGKGSQHPFGAMNLPQTPTVAQIGISVELLENLAQQTPVASAAVSSVDSFTEFTQKMLDNFYNFASSFAVTQAQMTPNPSEAFIPANVVLKWYENFQRRLTQNPLFWKT from the exons ATGCTGGGAACGATTCCATTTCCAGAAGGAATGGGAGGATCTGTCTATTTTTGTTATCCGGACCAGAGTGGGATGGCGGTGTGGCAGCTGCTGGGGTTTGTCACTAATGAGAAGCCGAGTGCCATCTTCAAAATTTCTGGTCTGAAATCTG GGAAGGGAAGTCAACATCCCTTTGGTGCCATGAACCTCCCTCAGACGCCAACGGTCGCCCAGATTGGAATCTCAGTGGAACTGCTGGAGAACCTGGCCCAGCAGACTCCTGTTGCAAGTGCTGCTGTGTCATCAGTAGATTCATTCACAGAG ttcactCAGAAGATGTTGGATAACTTCTATAACTTTGCTTCCTCGTTTGCTGTTACTCAGGCACAGATGACCCCAAATCCTTCTGAAGCTTTCATCCCTGCAAATGTAGTTCTGAAATG gtatGAGAACTTCCAAAGACGTCTGACACAGAACCCTCTCTTCTGGAAAACATAA